One stretch of Leishmania braziliensis MHOM/BR/75/M2904 complete genome, chromosome 6 DNA includes these proteins:
- a CDS encoding oligopeptidase B-like protein: MAALFPWVPASNLGYSLSRKAVNKWCPQLRNSYPLPMLDGPLPTEKPEGLELHGEAQKPDPFRYMEDLFDRNTQEYAKKEMQHFSLISSKFDFRHSKGRLWAELDAKVVVSSREGGYDKGEERIGDYVYFTRVVPGHDSNATGFYRKRFGEVDLLAEELINPLLLQQHFGYKDCSIGVCRVSDDGRYLAYTLSVEGGDRYLCHIRSIDNASLFHVIRGTNIVSIEFGSGSQFFYTESNELNRPHRVMMQEIRPGILEPPVEIYRDEDEQFFVDVRKTKDNRFVTITSDSKVNGNALVVPASFPIIPTPLKSFFKEGKPVEIAGKSGWNWLEHYNGNFLMVTSDKGPNYRVVYIRDEVALAYGKEAEWKELVPHRNDVQISDVDLFQGRIILYESHFAFERIQHIRVIRCDGGLDAAAQTPRIEDVVLHFPQLTTVTPGLNKNFGQEAMSFVYSSLIQPPRDCVFNFSSDITSTQARLCTSEALFTQRQSEHFTPWDYMWPYSIYRDVCVSEDGTEIPITICQRRDAFIQEATDFEAQPNTPKHCLIYVYGSYGEVPSMHFQLAPYIWMLRRRWTVAFAHVRGGGELPNWAQLGKGENKIKCIKDFIACCEHMVDMGYTKPELMVAAGASAGCVPIAAAMNMRGCGLFGNALMRSPFLDIINTMIDPDLPLSLAEREDWGDPLNNKRDLDLLKQYDPYYNVNDRVTYPGMMISVCLDDDRVPAWNALKYVAKLRQQRTRRDVDPVARPLVLRMRPSGGHYLWGDTENICEELAFLCSQLDLEGPGKVLNDMDIMTHMHNLTTTGAMDHDDQQKVFLKWDNWERERIDYHVKLNSFNWEPNFRKVKAQKEPFFWVPTDSDLDQKKVDEMFRAKERDARESARSGAKVGSLGKATGRNLYQGEQRGKP, encoded by the coding sequence ATGGCTGCACTTTTTCCATGGGTACCGGCGTCAAATCTGGGCTACTCTTTATCGCGTAAGGCGGTTAACAAATGGTGTCCGCAACTCCGTAATTCGTACCCACTTCCTATGCTGGACGGGCCGCTGCCCACCGAGAAGCCTGAGGGTCTCGAACTGCATGGAGAAGCCCAGAAACCGGACCCATTTCGCTACATGGAAGACTTGTTCGACCGGAACACCCAAGAGTACGCTAAAAAGGAGATGCAGCACTTCTCTCTGATTAGCAGCAAGTTTGACTTTCGACATTCGAAGGGTCGTCTATGGGCAGAGCTGGATGCCAAGGTGGTTGTGAGCAGCCGTGAGGGCGGGTATGACAAGGGCGAGGAGCGCATCGGCGACTATGTGTACTTTACCCGTGTCGTTCCTGGGCACGACTCGAATGCGACAGGCTTCTACCGGAAGCGTTTTGGTGAAGTGGATCTCTTGGCAGAGGAACTCATCaaccctctcctcctccagcagcacttCGGCTACAAGGACTGCTCCATTGGTGTTTGCCGTGTCTCTGACGACGGCCGCTACCTCGCATACACCCTTTCGGTGGAAGGTGGTGACAGGTATTTGTGTCACATTCGTAGTATCGACAACGCCAGTCTGTTCCACGTGATTCGCGGGACGAACATCGTCAGCATCGAGTTTGGCTCCGGCAGCCAGTTTTTCTACACCGAATCGAACGAGCTCAATCGGCCTCACCGTGTCATGATGCAGGAAATACGACCCGGCATATTGGAGCCACCGGTGGAGATTTACCGTGATGAAGACGAACAGTTTTTTGTGGATGTTCGAAAGACAAAGGATAACAGGTTCGTCACGATAACCTCGGACTCGAAGGTGAACGGTAACGCGCTAGTCGTGCCTGCATCCTTCCCTATTATTCCAACCCCTCTGAAGTCCTTCTTCAAGGAGGGCAAGCCGGTCGAGATAGCAGGGAAGTCGGGATGGAACTGGCTAGAGCACTACAACGGCAACTTTCTCATGGTGACATCCGACAAGGGACCGAACTACCGTGTGGTGTACATTCGCGACGAGGTGGCCTTGGCTTATGGGAAGGAGGCGGAGTGGAAAGAGCTTGTGCCGCACCGCAACGATGTGCAAATCTCTGACGTGGATCTCTTCCAGGGTCGCATCATTCTTTACGAGTCACACTTCGCCTTCGAGCGCATTCAGCATATTCGCGTTATCAGGTGTGACGGTGGtctcgacgctgctgcgcagacgCCGCGGATCGAGGACGTTGTGCTGCACTTTCCCCAGCTGACCACAGTGACCCCTGGCCTGAACAAGAACTTTGGGCAAGAGGCGATGAGCTTTGTCTACAGCAGCCTGATTCAGCCGCCGCGTGACTGCGTCTTCAACTTCAGCTCGGACATCACGTCCACTCAGGCGAGGCTGTGCACGTCTGAGGCCCTCTTCACACAACGCCAGTCAGAGCACTTCACGCCGTGGGATTACATGTGGCCCTACAGCATCTACCGCGATGTCTGCGTTTCGGAGGACGGAACAGAGATTCCAATCACGATatgccagcgccgcgacgcGTTCATTCAGGAAGCGACTGACTTTGAGGCACAGCCCAACACACCAAAGCACTGCCTCATCTACGTCTACGGCTCCTACGGTGAAGTTCCCTCGATGCACTTCCAACTGGCCCCGTACATCTGgatgctgcggcggcgttggACCGTTGCCTTCGCACAcgtccgcggcggcggcgagctgCCCAACTGGGCCCAGCttgggaagggagagaacaaAATCAAGTGCATCAAGGACTTCATCGCGTGCTGCGAGCACATGGTGGATATGGGCTACACAAAACCGGAGTTGATGGTGGCTGCGGGGGCCAGCGCTGGCTGTGTACCGATCGCGGCAGCCATGAACATGCGTGGGTGTGGACTGTTCGGCAATGCACTGATGCGGTCGCCGTTCCTGGACATAATTAACACCATGATCGACCCCGACCTTCCGCTGTCGCTCGCCGAGCGCGAGGACTGGGGTGACCCGCTCAACAACAAGAGAGACTTGGACTTGCTCAAGCAGTACGATCCGTACTACAATGTGAACGACCGTGTGACGTACCCTGGCATGATGATATCGGTCTGCCTCGATGACGACCGTGTTCCGGCGTGGAATGCACTTAAGTACGTGGCaaagctgcggcagcagcgcacccgcaGGGACGTGGATCCGGTTGCTCGTCCGCTGGTTCTGCGCATGCGGCCCAGCGGTGGGCACTACTTGTGGGGCGACACGGAGAACATCTGTGAGGAGCTTGCTTTTCTGTGTTCGCAGCTAGACCTCGAGGGCCCTGGCAAGGTGCTCAACGACATGGACATCATGACCCACATGCACAACCTTACTACCACCGGCGCCATGGATCACGACGACCAGCAAAAAGTGTTCCTGAAGTGGGATAActgggagagggagcggaTCGACTACCACGTAAAGCTGAACTCCTTCAATTGGGAGCCGAACTTCCGCAAGGTAAAGGCGCAGAAGGAGCCGTTCTTCTGGGTGCCGACGGACTCGGACCTTGATCAGAAGAAGGTGGATGAGATGTTTCGCGCGAAGGAGCGCGACGCCCGCGAGAGCGCTCGCTCCGGGGCGAAGGTGGGGAGCCTTGGCAAGGCAACCGGTCGCAACCTCTATCAAGGGGAGCAGCGCGGGAAGCCGTAG
- a CDS encoding putative glutamine synthetase — translation MSLSNNQTVRVTYIWLSGKDAHHDIRSKDRTLYLSQANVAKHPKELLANGIFPVWNFDGSSTGQAKGLDTEILLKPVNAFPCCLPRPSSKIPWILVLAECYLPSGEPTSDNSRAAARETFEQRPEEHPWFGLEQEYFITSRDGRPYGWPAHGFPAPQGMYYCSTGSKTAWGRKFCDQHYEVCLQMGLNISGTNAEVTPGQWEFQVGPCEGLEMGDQLTVARWVLLRLLEEEGLDADYHAKPIEGEWNGSGLHTNFSTESTRGENGLDVIHQYIDRLRKTVSKDIVFYGPDNNERLTGKHETSKVSEFSAGVGTRCTSIRIPNAVASEGKGYMEDRRPAGDADPYLVTSRLFASCIGLETPSLDLVSPTHEKDWMRSVLK, via the coding sequence ATGTCTTTGTCAAATAATCAAACGGTGCGCGTCACTTATATCTGGCTCTCCGGTAAGGATGCTCATCATGACATTCGCAGCAAGGACCGCACGTTGTATCTATCTCAGGCAAATGTTGCGAAACACCCGAAGGAGCTGCTCGCCAATGGGATTTTCCCGGTGTGGAATTTTGACGGCTCTTCCACTGGTCAGGCGAAGGGGCTAGATACGGAAATTCTCCTGAAACCTGTCAATGCTTTTCCGTGCTGCCTCCCAAGGCCGTCTTCGAAGATTCCGTGGATCTTAGTGCTTGCTGAGTGCTACCTTCCTAGCGGCGAGCCGACAAGTGATAATTCTCGTGCCGCCGCTCGTGAAACCTTTGAGCAACGCCCCGAGGAGCATCCGTGGTTTGGCCTGGAGCAGGAGTACTTCATCACCTCTCGTGATGGGCGCCCTTATGGATGGCCCGCTCATGGCTTTCCCGCGCCTCAGGGGATGTACTACTGCAGTACCGGGTCTAAAACGGCATGGGGCCGCAAGTTCTGCGACCAGCACTACGAGGTGTGTCTTCAGATGGGGTTGAACATATCAGGAACGAACGCGGAGGTGACTCCTGGACAGTGGGAGTTCCAGGTAGGGCCGTGCGAAGGCCTTGAGATGGGCGATCAGCTGACTGTTGCTCGCTGGGTGCTTTTGCGTCTGCTGGAAGAAGAGGGCTTGGATGCAGACTACCACGCGAAGCCTATTGAGGGTGAGTGGAATGGAAGTGGGCTACACACGAACTTCTCAACTGAATCAACCCGCGGTGAAAACGGCCTGGATGTCATTCATCAATACATTGATCGTCTCAGGAAGACAGTTAGCAAAGATATCGTGTTTTACGGACCAGATAACAACGAGCGGCTTACCGGTAAGCACGAGACGTCGAAGGTATCAGAGTTCAGCGCTGGGGTTGGTACTCGCTGCACTTCAATTCGCATCCCCAACGCAGTTGCCAGCGAAGGGAAAGGATACATGGAGGATCGCCGCCCTGCTGGTGATGCCGATCCATACTTGGTGACCTCACGTCTCTTCGCTTCATGCATTGGGCTGGAGACTCCGTCTCTCGATCTGGTGTCTCCAACACACGAGAAGGACTGGATGCGCAGTGTTTTGAAGTAA
- a CDS encoding NAD(p)-dependent steroid dehydrogenase-like protein has protein sequence MLVERGAEKVVCFDIVPKEKAIGVWNHPAIEYVVGDITCYSDVSAAIKGSDCVWHLAAAVGPFHPHNLYKRVNHGGTVNVIRACKEHGVKKMIFSSSPSTRFKGSLFHRPNVDGLTEDEMPKLPLEHYMQMYAETKAEAEMAVRESIDDDFWSIAVAPHQVYGPRDNLFLPNILEAAGTGKLRVFGKGDNRICFTHVDNYCHGLIIAEKQLYKDSPYLGRFYIVTDGDTHPEPAAYCIFWKELDKAIVRMGFGSIMSKAHYPFWFLYIAALFAELAGWMMRTTFKLNVFNVFVLTMNRWFRIDAAQHDLEFQPVIPFGDGWNDTIEWFMLNWLPKFNKQDHSSIAGISSGSQQKIDIQVRKDR, from the coding sequence ATGCTGGTCGAGCGAGGCGCCGAGAAGGTTGTGTGCTTTGATATTGTTCCCAAAGAAAAGGCTATCGGTGTCTGGAACCACCCGGCGATTGAATATGTTGTTGGCGATATCACGTGCTATTCTGATGTTTCGGCAGCCATCAAAGGGAGTGACTGCGTTTGGCAccttgcggctgctgtggggcCTTTCCACCCTCACAACTTGTACAAGCGGGTCAATCATGGGGGCACAGTGAACGTGATCCGCGCCTGCAAGGAACACGGGGTGAAGAAGATGATTTTCAGCTCGTCACCATCAACTCGGTTCAAGGGTAGTCTTTTCCACCGCCCAAATGTCGATGGGCTTACTGAGGATGAAATGCCGAAACTACCACTTGAGCATTACATGCAAATGTACGCAGAGACAAAGGCAGAGGCCGAAATGGCGGTGCGGGAGTCCATCGACGACGACTTCTGGTCTATCGCGGTTGCTCCGCATCAGGTGTATGGGCCACGCGACAACCTGTTTTTGCCCAACATCCTGGAGGCTGCGGGCACAGGTAAGCTGCGTGTCTTCGGTAAAGGCGACAACCGCATCTGCTTCACCCACGTGGACAACTATTGTCACGGCCTCATCATTGCAGAGAAGCAGCTATACAAGGATTCTCCGTACCTTGGACGGTTTTACATTGTGACCGACGGTGACACGCATCCTGAGCCGGCGGCGTACTGCATTTTCTGGAAGGAACTCGACAAGGCCATTGTGAGAATGGGGTTTGGGTCCATAATGAGCAAAGCTCACTACCCGTTCTGGTTCCTTTACATTGCAGCACTTTTCGCGGAATTGGCGGGCTGGATGATGAGAACAACGTTCAAGCTCAACGTCTTTAACGTATTTGTTCTCACAATGAATCGCTGGTTTCGGATCGACGCGGCCCAGCACGATCTCGAGTTTCAGCCCGTCATTCCTTTTGGGGATGGCTGGAATGACACGATCGAGTGGTTCATGCTGAATTGGTTGCCTAAGTTCAACAAGCAGGATCACAGCTCTATAGCTGGCATTTCTTCCGGTTCGCAGCAAAAGATCGACATTCAGGTGCGAAAGGACAGGTAA